Proteins from a genomic interval of Nitrospira sp.:
- a CDS encoding IS3 family transposase: RADVFDYIERFYNPRRRHSTLGYLSPMEFERQATEA; this comes from the coding sequence AGGGCCGATGTGTTTGATTACATCGAGCGCTTTTATAATCCGCGACGGCGGCACTCCACGTTAGGATATCTCAGTCCAATGGAGTTCGAACGACAAGCGACAGAAGCGTAG
- a CDS encoding transposase family protein: MVAALERVAKQCGYPKIITVDNGSEFTSKALDAWAYAHEVKLDVIRPGKPVENAVIESFNGRFRDECLNAQVFVSLHDARQKIEAWRIDYNERRPHGSLGNLTPQEFVEQAAQTGLQEAPNFQLPAV; the protein is encoded by the coding sequence GTGGTCGCCGCCCTAGAGCGAGTGGCAAAGCAGTGTGGATACCCGAAGATCATCACCGTGGACAATGGGAGCGAATTTACCTCGAAGGCGCTGGATGCCTGGGCTTATGCCCACGAGGTGAAGCTGGATGTTATCCGACCTGGAAAACCCGTGGAGAATGCGGTGATTGAGAGTTTCAACGGGCGCTTTCGAGATGAGTGTTTGAACGCGCAGGTGTTCGTCTCGCTGCACGATGCGCGACAAAAGATTGAAGCGTGGCGAATCGACTACAATGAGCGTCGGCCGCATGGGTCGCTCGGGAACTTAACACCACAGGAGTTTGTCGAACAGGCGGCTCAAACCGGGCTGCAGGAGGCACCGAATTTCCAGCTTCCAGCGGTCTAG
- a CDS encoding TPM domain-containing protein yields MTRRFIRLIGLVACLWAAWFWGAASTVEAREPVPNYDPQGYVSDHAGVIDADWRARIRSVCQDLERKTGVEMVVVTVPTLKPYPSANDYAMGLYQKWGIGSAQDEHGVLILLAVQERQAAVTMGRRMIPVMGGEVVGKVGHEYLDPAIKNGHFDEGLYRTVVALASVSQEIRVSSTKKAHFRGLGFWITVTTASGALWFLWWLSRPDLRHPYARLRRGQYWGSGQGGFGGNFGGMGGGMSGEGWK; encoded by the coding sequence ATGACACGTCGATTCATTCGTTTGATCGGTCTTGTCGCTTGTTTGTGGGCGGCCTGGTTCTGGGGAGCGGCCTCGACCGTTGAGGCACGGGAACCGGTTCCGAACTATGATCCGCAAGGCTATGTCAGCGACCATGCCGGCGTGATCGATGCGGACTGGCGTGCCAGGATACGATCGGTCTGCCAGGATCTCGAGCGGAAGACCGGAGTGGAGATGGTCGTGGTGACCGTGCCGACTCTCAAGCCCTATCCCTCAGCCAACGATTATGCGATGGGCCTGTATCAGAAATGGGGCATCGGTTCGGCTCAGGACGAACATGGCGTCTTGATCCTGCTGGCCGTGCAGGAACGCCAGGCCGCCGTTACGATGGGGCGGCGCATGATTCCAGTGATGGGTGGCGAGGTGGTCGGCAAGGTCGGACACGAGTATCTGGATCCGGCCATTAAGAACGGCCATTTCGACGAAGGGCTTTATCGCACGGTCGTGGCCTTGGCCTCTGTCTCGCAGGAGATCCGGGTCAGTTCTACAAAGAAGGCGCATTTTCGCGGATTGGGGTTTTGGATCACCGTCACCACGGCCAGCGGAGCTCTGTGGTTTCTCTGGTGGCTGAGCCGTCCGGACCTGCGACATCCGTATGCACGCCTGCGACGAGGGCAATATTGGGGCAGCGGGCAAGGCGGTTTCGGCGGCAACTTCGGCGGAATGGGCGGGGGGATGAGCGGGGAGGGGTGGAAGTAG
- a CDS encoding FAD-dependent monooxygenase, with product MGQRVIETDVAIVGAGGGGAVLALMLAQQGVRSLVLERAAGPPQGLRGEILQPNGQRVLDRVGLLDKLPAQAVRSVHRFNFCRSGGERLCTVDYSDLPAPYNRAVVTLPNVAHHAILDALEKQNPGGLWYEAVFTGLRFDGSRVVGLQATRHGEPVEVSARLVVGADGAFSKVRESLGIAAELHRYPESYLIAILKAPPGFDEARYLVGTREILGLFPAAGQQVYAFYMIKAGSYEAVKAQGLEALRRAWVRIDPAMESIVPGLVDWSQTGYMPTGRVKTDRWVADGALLIGDAAHAMNPHASQGRMQAMVDAVTVADLIPGWLKHNTLSAAALRAFEITRRPQVSMLQRLADEQCRFWNTGNPLLAYLRDRVFRTLDRNARLRYRVLTTTAGLRHRPPFSLLDRIMAAGLLPDPYADRKSSIET from the coding sequence ATGGGGCAACGCGTGATTGAGACGGATGTGGCGATTGTCGGGGCCGGCGGCGGAGGCGCCGTATTGGCGTTGATGCTTGCGCAGCAAGGGGTGCGCTCCTTGGTGTTGGAACGGGCTGCCGGTCCTCCGCAGGGGCTGCGCGGAGAAATTCTCCAACCGAACGGCCAGCGGGTCCTTGATCGTGTCGGGTTGCTCGACAAACTGCCGGCTCAGGCTGTTCGATCGGTGCATCGATTCAATTTCTGTCGGTCGGGAGGCGAACGGCTCTGCACGGTCGACTACAGTGATCTTCCCGCTCCCTACAATCGTGCCGTTGTCACGTTACCCAATGTGGCGCACCATGCCATTCTCGATGCGCTGGAAAAACAGAATCCCGGCGGCCTCTGGTACGAGGCCGTCTTTACCGGACTTCGTTTCGACGGCAGCCGTGTGGTCGGTTTGCAGGCGACCCGTCACGGTGAGCCAGTCGAGGTATCCGCGCGCCTGGTGGTCGGCGCAGACGGTGCGTTTTCCAAGGTTCGCGAGTCGCTCGGTATCGCAGCGGAACTCCATCGATATCCGGAGAGTTATCTCATTGCCATTCTGAAGGCCCCGCCGGGGTTCGATGAGGCGCGGTATCTGGTGGGTACACGTGAGATTCTGGGCTTGTTTCCGGCTGCCGGGCAACAGGTCTATGCCTTCTATATGATCAAGGCCGGTTCATACGAAGCGGTGAAGGCTCAAGGGCTTGAGGCGTTACGGCGGGCCTGGGTGAGGATCGACCCCGCGATGGAATCTATCGTCCCAGGGCTCGTGGATTGGAGCCAGACGGGATACATGCCGACCGGACGGGTGAAAACCGATCGATGGGTGGCGGATGGCGCCTTGCTGATCGGCGATGCGGCGCATGCCATGAACCCCCACGCGTCCCAAGGGCGCATGCAAGCGATGGTCGATGCGGTGACAGTGGCGGATCTCATTCCCGGTTGGCTCAAACATAATACGTTATCGGCGGCGGCATTGCGTGCCTTTGAAATCACCAGGCGGCCGCAAGTGAGCATGTTGCAACGGTTGGCCGACGAGCAATGTCGATTCTGGAACACCGGCAATCCGCTGCTGGCCTATTTGCGAGACCGGGTCTTTCGGACACTCGACCGGAATGCGCGCCTTCGTTATCGCGTACTCACGACCACTGCCGGGCTGCGGCATCGTCCGCCGTTCTCACTGTTGGATCGGATCATGGCCGCCGGATTGTTGCCCGATCCATATGCGGATCGGAAATCATCGATCGAGACATAG
- the thiS gene encoding sulfur carrier protein ThiS, with product MQVMINGKAEEIAGGTVLDLLKAKSIEPQMVAVEVNDTMLERTHLDTTQLKDGDHVEFLFYMGGGR from the coding sequence ATGCAGGTGATGATCAATGGCAAGGCGGAAGAGATCGCAGGCGGCACGGTCCTCGACCTATTGAAGGCAAAGAGTATCGAGCCGCAAATGGTCGCGGTTGAAGTCAATGACACCATGCTTGAACGGACACACCTCGACACCACTCAGCTGAAAGACGGCGATCACGTGGAATTTCTCTTCTACATGGGCGGTGGCCGGTGA
- the cysK gene encoding cysteine synthase A, whose product MTGKAHADITELIGGTPLVRLNRLTKPGSATIYAKVESFNPGGSIKDRICLNMINEAERLGKLKPGGTIVEPTSGNTGIGLALVAAVRGYKLILVMPESMSMERASLLSSYGAQLVLTAAWEGMKGSIKEAESIVAQNPSYYMPDQFSNPANPAMHRKTTGPEIVNALDGRVDAFVAAVGTGGTITGCGEVIRERNPAAKIVAVEPAGSPVLSGGDPGPHKIQGIGAGFVPKVLNRTLLDRVITVTDDEAYQTAKLLAKKEGLLVGISAGANVFAAQKVAEELGPGKNVVTILCDTGERYISIEKYFNI is encoded by the coding sequence GTGACCGGCAAGGCCCATGCAGACATTACCGAGTTGATCGGCGGCACGCCGTTGGTCCGCCTCAACCGGTTGACCAAGCCAGGCTCGGCAACGATCTATGCAAAGGTCGAATCGTTCAACCCGGGCGGGAGTATCAAAGATCGCATTTGCCTCAACATGATCAACGAGGCGGAACGACTGGGCAAACTGAAGCCAGGCGGGACTATTGTCGAACCGACCAGCGGCAATACGGGCATCGGCCTGGCATTGGTGGCGGCGGTTCGCGGCTACAAATTGATTTTGGTCATGCCGGAAAGCATGAGCATGGAACGCGCGAGCCTGTTGTCATCCTATGGCGCGCAACTGGTCCTGACGGCGGCTTGGGAAGGGATGAAGGGTTCGATCAAGGAAGCTGAAAGCATCGTCGCGCAGAATCCGTCGTACTACATGCCCGACCAGTTCTCCAATCCGGCGAACCCGGCCATGCATCGCAAGACGACTGGTCCCGAAATCGTGAATGCCCTCGACGGGCGGGTCGATGCGTTCGTGGCGGCTGTCGGGACCGGTGGAACCATCACCGGCTGCGGTGAAGTGATCAGGGAACGGAATCCGGCGGCGAAAATCGTGGCGGTGGAACCGGCCGGTTCCCCCGTGTTGTCGGGCGGAGATCCGGGACCGCATAAAATTCAAGGCATCGGTGCGGGGTTCGTGCCAAAAGTGTTGAACCGAACCCTGCTCGACCGCGTGATTACCGTGACCGACGATGAAGCCTATCAAACGGCGAAATTGCTCGCGAAGAAAGAAGGGCTGCTGGTCGGTATTTCCGCCGGCGCCAACGTCTTCGCCGCCCAGAAGGTCGCCGAAGAATTAGGGCCGGGCAAGAATGTCGTGACGATTCTCTGCGATACCGGCGAGCGGTATATCAGCATCGAAAAGTATTTCAACATTTGA
- the moeB gene encoding molybdopterin-synthase adenylyltransferase MoeB yields the protein MEFTETQINRYSRHILLPEVGGKGQKKIIQGKILIVGAGGLGSPAALYLAAAGIGTIGLIDSDVVDLSNLQRQVIHQTPDVGRPKVVSGKEKIQALNPDVNVVMYEERLTASNALKILSGYDVVIDGVDNFPTKFLINDACYFAGKPLVHGGILRFDGRVTTIIPKKSACYRCVFKKPPPEGLVASCQEAGVIGVLAGIIGTIQATEALKLILGIGRPLTDRLLDFDARRTQFREIRIKRNPDCPLCGERPTITELMEDGDVGGPTCALPGQRNL from the coding sequence ATGGAATTTACAGAAACACAAATCAACCGCTACAGCCGTCACATCCTCCTGCCCGAAGTCGGCGGCAAGGGACAGAAGAAGATCATTCAGGGGAAGATCCTCATCGTCGGTGCCGGCGGGCTTGGTTCTCCGGCAGCCTTGTATCTGGCTGCAGCAGGAATCGGCACCATCGGCCTCATCGACAGCGACGTGGTGGATTTGAGTAACCTCCAACGGCAGGTGATTCATCAGACGCCGGACGTAGGCCGCCCCAAAGTCGTCTCCGGCAAGGAGAAGATTCAAGCGCTGAATCCCGACGTGAATGTGGTGATGTACGAAGAACGTCTCACGGCAAGCAATGCCCTGAAAATTCTGAGCGGCTACGATGTGGTCATCGACGGCGTCGATAATTTCCCTACGAAGTTCCTGATCAACGACGCCTGCTACTTTGCCGGCAAACCGCTGGTGCATGGGGGAATCCTCCGCTTCGACGGGCGCGTGACCACCATTATTCCGAAGAAGTCGGCCTGTTATCGTTGCGTGTTTAAAAAGCCGCCGCCCGAAGGACTCGTGGCCTCCTGCCAGGAAGCCGGCGTCATTGGCGTGTTGGCCGGCATTATCGGCACGATTCAAGCAACTGAGGCGCTCAAACTGATCCTGGGCATCGGCCGCCCGTTGACCGATCGCCTGCTGGATTTTGATGCGCGACGCACCCAGTTCAGAGAAATCCGCATCAAGCGGAACCCCGATTGTCCGCTATGCGGCGAACGGCCCACGATTACGGAGCTGATGGAAGACGGCGACGTCGGTGGGCCAACCTGTGCGCTTCCGGGTCAACGTAACTTGTAG
- a CDS encoding threonine synthase: MSKMKALVCRECGKEYPPKAIHVCEMCFGPLEVKYNYDEIKSTISRKKIEQGPNSMWRYIDLLPVESTAIIGPHAGLTPLVRAKNLGAHLGIDELYIKNDTVNHPTLSFKDRVVSVALTRARELGFETVACASTGNLANSVAAHAAAAGMKCYVFIPADLEAAKVLGNLIYKPNVVEVEGNYDDVNRLCSEIAGEHGWAFVNINIRPYYAEGSKTLAFETVEQLGWRTPDQAVIPMASGSLLTKIWKGLHEMKALGLVDEVRTKINGAQAEGCSPIATAFKAGRDFFKPVKPKTIAKSLAIGNPADGYYALKATAESKGAMDAVTDEEVVEGIKLLAQTEGIFAETAGGVTIGVLCKLVKQGLIKKNDVTVAYITGNGLKTQEAVVDAVGRPFRIQPSLVNFQKTFKMGKNSGGES, encoded by the coding sequence ATGTCGAAAATGAAAGCGCTCGTGTGCCGGGAATGTGGGAAGGAATATCCACCCAAAGCCATCCACGTGTGTGAGATGTGCTTCGGCCCGCTGGAAGTGAAATACAACTACGACGAGATCAAGAGCACCATCTCGCGCAAGAAAATCGAGCAGGGCCCGAACAGCATGTGGCGCTATATCGACCTGTTGCCGGTCGAGAGCACCGCGATCATCGGCCCCCATGCTGGGCTGACACCCTTGGTACGGGCGAAGAATCTCGGGGCGCATCTGGGCATCGACGAGCTCTATATCAAGAACGATACGGTCAATCATCCGACCTTGTCGTTTAAGGATCGGGTCGTCTCGGTCGCCCTCACCCGCGCGCGGGAACTCGGCTTTGAAACGGTCGCGTGCGCCTCAACCGGCAACTTGGCCAACTCCGTCGCAGCCCATGCCGCCGCTGCGGGGATGAAGTGTTATGTGTTCATCCCGGCCGATCTCGAAGCGGCCAAGGTTCTCGGCAATTTGATTTACAAGCCAAACGTGGTCGAGGTTGAAGGCAACTACGACGATGTCAACCGGCTCTGCAGCGAAATCGCCGGTGAACATGGCTGGGCCTTCGTCAACATCAATATTCGCCCCTATTATGCCGAAGGGTCGAAAACGCTGGCCTTCGAAACCGTCGAGCAGCTGGGCTGGCGCACGCCGGACCAGGCTGTGATTCCCATGGCCTCGGGCTCCCTGCTGACGAAGATCTGGAAGGGCCTACACGAAATGAAGGCGCTGGGACTGGTCGATGAGGTGCGTACCAAGATCAACGGCGCACAGGCTGAAGGCTGTTCCCCGATTGCTACGGCGTTCAAGGCGGGCCGGGACTTCTTCAAGCCGGTCAAGCCGAAGACCATCGCCAAGTCCCTCGCCATCGGCAACCCGGCCGACGGCTACTACGCACTGAAGGCTACCGCCGAAAGCAAAGGCGCAATGGACGCGGTGACGGACGAAGAAGTGGTAGAAGGGATCAAGTTACTGGCGCAGACCGAAGGCATTTTCGCTGAGACGGCAGGCGGCGTGACGATCGGCGTGTTGTGCAAACTCGTCAAGCAGGGTCTGATCAAGAAGAACGACGTCACCGTCGCGTACATTACGGGTAACGGCCTCAAGACTCAGGAAGCGGTCGTGGATGCCGTGGGGCGGCCGTTCCGCATCCAGCCCAGCCTGGTGAACTTCCAAAAAACATTCAAAATGGGAAAGAACAGTGGTGGTGAATCATGA
- a CDS encoding MoaD/ThiS family protein, with translation MMIKVRIPTPLRPLTKGQGEVESAAANIVDMIGSLDATYPGLKNRLCDEKGDLRRFVNIYVNEEDIRFLNGKETSLKDGDEVSIVPAIAGG, from the coding sequence ATCATGATTAAGGTTCGTATTCCGACACCCTTGCGTCCCCTCACGAAGGGCCAGGGCGAGGTTGAATCCGCGGCAGCCAACATTGTGGACATGATCGGATCGCTCGATGCCACCTATCCGGGCCTGAAGAACCGGCTCTGTGATGAGAAGGGCGATTTGCGGCGCTTCGTGAACATCTACGTCAATGAGGAAGATATCCGCTTCCTGAACGGCAAAGAGACCTCGCTGAAAGACGGCGATGAAGTGTCGATCGTTCCCGCGATCGCCGGAGGATAA
- a CDS encoding NIL domain-containing protein, with product MTSLRFHIRFPENKIKEPIIYQIGHEFRVVTNVRRADVRETTGWMDLELTGETEEIERAVDGIRTKGCVVDPIELNVVE from the coding sequence ATGACCAGCTTACGATTCCATATTCGTTTTCCCGAGAATAAAATCAAAGAGCCCATCATTTATCAAATCGGCCACGAGTTCAGAGTGGTCACCAATGTGCGCCGTGCCGATGTGCGCGAGACCACAGGATGGATGGACCTCGAACTCACCGGCGAAACGGAAGAGATCGAACGAGCCGTCGACGGCATCCGGACCAAAGGCTGCGTCGTCGACCCGATTGAATTGAACGTGGTGGAATAG
- the moeB gene encoding molybdopterin-synthase adenylyltransferase MoeB — MELTDQQIQRYSRHIILNEVGGKGQLKLSKAKVLLIGAGGLGSPAALYLAAAGIGTLGLVDGDVVDLSNLQRQILHSTATIGVPKVESGRRMLSAINPDITIKTYQLNVDTENILGLISDYDIVLDGSDNFTTRFLVNDACFFAKKTLISASMFRFEGQLTSIKPHAGFPCYRCLYPEPPPAGLVPNCQEAGVLGVLAGTMGILQASEAIKEILGIGETIADKLVIYDALEMKFRKVSRPKDPRCPLCSATPTIKDLGGDYSVACTI, encoded by the coding sequence ATGGAATTGACCGATCAGCAAATACAACGTTATAGCCGTCACATCATCCTCAACGAAGTCGGCGGTAAAGGACAACTGAAACTGTCCAAGGCCAAGGTCCTGCTCATCGGCGCCGGCGGCCTTGGGTCACCTGCGGCCCTGTACCTGGCGGCGGCTGGAATCGGCACCCTCGGCCTAGTGGATGGCGACGTCGTCGATCTCTCCAATCTCCAACGGCAAATTTTGCATTCCACGGCGACCATCGGCGTACCGAAGGTCGAGTCAGGACGTCGCATGCTGTCGGCCATCAACCCCGACATCACCATCAAGACCTATCAACTGAACGTCGATACCGAAAATATCCTCGGCCTTATCTCCGACTACGACATCGTGCTGGACGGATCGGACAATTTCACCACGCGGTTTCTGGTGAATGATGCGTGCTTCTTCGCCAAGAAAACCCTCATTTCGGCCAGCATGTTCCGATTCGAAGGCCAACTTACGAGCATCAAGCCCCATGCCGGATTCCCCTGCTACCGCTGCCTCTATCCCGAGCCGCCTCCGGCCGGTCTGGTCCCGAACTGCCAGGAAGCCGGTGTGTTGGGCGTGCTGGCCGGCACCATGGGTATTCTCCAGGCCTCGGAAGCCATCAAGGAAATTCTCGGCATCGGCGAAACGATCGCAGATAAACTGGTGATCTACGATGCCTTGGAAATGAAATTCCGCAAGGTCTCCCGCCCGAAAGATCCGCGTTGCCCCCTGTGCAGCGCCACTCCGACAATTAAGGATCTGGGCGGAGATTACAGCGTCGCCTGCACCATCTGA
- a CDS encoding M67 family metallopeptidase — protein MPDLSIPQHILDQIVAHARELAPFECCGLLAGKDKMVTHLYRITNIVAVEGAQNLSTFDDDKIAHLERLSPEERAEIAFVMDMGDFSAAKKDIRKNGLDLQVVYHSHPKDPARPSQTDIKIATDYEEIWQRINLPVPAYLLVSLMHSPAADIRTYWITGGQVRPADIHIS, from the coding sequence ATGCCAGACCTGTCGATTCCGCAGCACATCCTGGATCAAATCGTCGCGCATGCGCGCGAGCTCGCCCCGTTTGAATGCTGCGGCCTACTCGCCGGCAAGGACAAAATGGTGACGCACCTCTATCGCATCACCAACATTGTGGCCGTGGAGGGTGCGCAAAATCTCTCCACCTTCGACGACGACAAGATTGCGCATCTCGAACGACTCTCTCCAGAGGAACGGGCCGAGATCGCCTTCGTGATGGATATGGGAGACTTTTCCGCGGCGAAGAAAGACATCCGCAAGAACGGGCTCGACCTTCAAGTCGTCTACCATTCACACCCGAAGGACCCGGCCAGACCGTCACAGACCGATATCAAAATTGCGACTGATTACGAAGAAATCTGGCAACGCATCAATCTGCCGGTTCCAGCGTATCTCCTCGTCTCGCTGATGCACTCCCCTGCCGCAGACATCCGCACTTATTGGATCACCGGCGGCCAAGTACGTCCCGCCGACATCCATATCAGTTAG